From a single Miscanthus floridulus cultivar M001 chromosome 8, ASM1932011v1, whole genome shotgun sequence genomic region:
- the LOC136473311 gene encoding DNA repair protein RAD4-like, translating into MRRTRSQSASGGNTPPAAGPSAEVAGRRRASPAAKGKSPVTKVETASPLRSACRKGRPKTESKDNASVETCSAGSCEKNNLEEQTESLDNNDAAEMDWEEGHVEHIEYSDELRETITVEFNDVPSSTNKKGVRRPTAEEKELAELVHKVHLLCLIARGRVVDKACDDTLIQASILSLVPYHLLWSLSDVPNLKAINLRSLVSWFHRTFCVTAQSSDRGSFKSNLAFTIQDHVGTAEEVCALSVALFRALNLTARFVTNLDVAGLKPDTKVKGTFSQDASRLCTRALPCSSPFAADNVICSPAQLKDNSQGSVRMNQQRGDLGKSKQTSACKRSLSKTLSNIKSDHESSCASTSKDKSDSDQYPSRNNAEVPKRKGDVEFELQLEMALSATAAKTQNNKLATHMSQSTVSLQDSRPPLKKLRQNAETLSSSSAIWSRSAGAPLYWAEVYCGGQASTGRWVHVDVVNDLIDAERKVEASSAVCKKPLRYVVAFAGNGAKDVTRRYCLQWHRIAQGRVNSEWWDNVLAPLKQMELAATNNYEDMELQTRALTEPLPTSQQAYKDHHLYALERWLHKNQILHPQGPVLGFCKGHPVYPRSCVQTLQSRHGWLREGLRVRENELPAKVVTRPKRTFNAQSVQSSGNEDGLKPTLELYGEWQLEPLQLPHAVNGVVPKNERGQVDVWSEKCLPPGTVHLRLPRLFQVAKRLGIDYAPAMVGFDYCSGRCLPVFDGIVVCTEFKSAILEAYAEEEERRRAEERKQEEAQALSRWYQLLCSIVTRQRLKDSYKTPSHGLGNEGLPENDNVHRSTRSSGSTEREPSSSKLQTDDDHEHEFPEEDQSFDEETFVRTKRCSCGFSIQVEEL; encoded by the exons CCAGTGTGGAGACGTGCAGTGCAGGGAGCTGCGAAAAGAATAATTTGGAGGAGCAAACGGAATCCCTTGACAACAACGATGCAGCTGAAATGGACTGGGAAGAGGGGCACGTGGAGCACATTGAGTATTCTGATGAGCTCAGAGAGACCATCACTGTTGAGTTCAACGACGTACCTTCTTCCACTAACAAGAAGGGTGTTCGCAGGCCCACTGCTGAGGAAAAG GAGTTGGCTGAACTTGTTCACAAGGTCCATTTGCTTTGCCTAATAGCAAGGGGTAGAGTAGTTGACAAGGCTTGCGATGATACTCTTATTCAG GCCTCAATTCTCTCTCTTGTACCGTACCACTTACTATGGAGTCTTTCTGATGTTCCAAACCTGAAAGCTATTAACCTACGTAGTCTTGTGAGCTGG TTCCATCGTACTTTTTGTGTAACTGCACAATCCAGTGACAGGGGATCTTTTAAATCAAATTTGGCTTTCACTATTCAAGATCATGTAGGCACTGCTGAAGAG GTTTGTGCACTCTCTGTGGCATTATTCAGGGCACTCAACTTAACAGCTAG GTTTGTTACAAATCTGGATGTTGCTGGACTCAAGCCTGATACTAAAGTGAAGGGAACATTCAGTCAAGATGCATCTAGGCTTTGTACTAGGGCACTACCATGTAGTTCTCCTTTTGCTGCTGATAATGTTATTTGTTCTCCTGCTCAACTGAAAGATAATTCTCAAGGTAGTGTCAGAATGAATCAACAAAGAGGTGATCTTGGAAAATCAAAACAGACCTCAGCATGCAAGAGAAGTttatctaaaactttgtcaaATATAAAATCAGATCATGAAAGTAGCTGTGCTTCAACATCAAAAGATAAATCAGACAGCGACCAATATCCTTCCAGAAATAATGCTGAAGTACCAAAAAGAAAAGGGGATGTGGAATTCGAGTTGCAACTGGAAATGGCTCTTTCAGCTACTGCTGCCAAGACCCAAAATAATAAACTAGCTACTCACATGAGTCAATCGACTGTTAGCTTACAAGATTCTAGGCCACCATTGAAGAAATTGCGTCAAAATGCGGAAACTTTATCCAGCTCAAGTGCAATTTGGTCAAGAAGTGCTGGAGCTCCGTTATATTGGGCCGAGGTATACTGTGGTGGGCAAGCATCAACAGGAAGATGGGTGCATGTTGATGTTGTGAATGATCTCATTGATGCTGAACGGAAAGTAGAAGCTTCTTCTGCTGTTTGCAAGAAGCCTTTAAGATATGTTGTTGCTTTTGCTGGAAATGGAGCCAAGGATGTAACCAGAAG GTATTGCTTGCAGTGGCACAGAATTGCACAAGGCCGAGTGAATTCAGAGTGGTGGGATAATGTTTTGGCACCACTAAAACAGATGGAACTGGCAGCAACAAACAACTATGAAGACATGGAACTTCAAACCAGAGCCCTAACAGAGCCTCTTCCTACCAGTCAACAG GCCTACAAGGACCATCACCTATATGCTCTCGAGAGGTGGCTTCACAAGAACCAAATTCTTCATCCCCAAGGTCCTGTTCTTGGTTTCTGTAAAGGACATCCTGTTTATCCAAGATCATGTGTTCAAACACTGCAGTCAAGACATGGATGGTTGCGGGAGGGCCTGCGAGTCCGAGAAAACGAGTTGCCTGCAAAG GTTGTTACACGTCCAAAGAGGACTTTCAATGCTCAGTCAGTTCAATCAAGTGGTAACGAAGATGGTCTTAAACCAACCTTGGAACTATATGGTGAATGGCAACTGGAACCTCTACAACTTCCCCATGCTGTAAATGGCGTTGTGCCAAAG AATGAACGAGGCCAAGTTGATGTATGGTCAGAGAAGTGCCTTCCACCTGGTACTGTACACTTGAGGTTACCAAGATTATTCCAGGTTGCAAAGAGACTTGGCATCGACTATGCTCCTGCTATGGTCGGGTTTGATTATTGCAGTGGTCGGTGCCTCCCAGTCTTTGATGGGATTGTTGTCTGTACCGAATTCAAAAGTGCTATCCTGGAG GCATATGCAGAAGAAGAGGAGCGGAGACGGGCTGAGGAGAGGAAGCAGGAGGAGGCTCAGGCACTCTCCAGATGGTATCAGCTGCTCTGCTCCATTGTAACAAGACAGAGGTTGAAGGACTCCTACAAAACACCTTCACACGGGCTTGGTAATGAAGGGCTGCCCGAAAATGATAATGTCCATAGAAGCACTCGCAGCAGTGGATCCACGGAAAGGGAGCCTAGTTCAAGCAAACTGCAGACAGATGATGACCATGAGCATGAATTTCCAGAGGAAGACCAGAGCTTTGACGAGGAGACCTTTGTGAGGACGAAACGCTGCTCATGTGGTTTTTCTATCCAAGTAGAGGAGTTGTAG